A part of Spodoptera frugiperda isolate SF20-4 chromosome 25, AGI-APGP_CSIRO_Sfru_2.0, whole genome shotgun sequence genomic DNA contains:
- the LOC118267499 gene encoding disco-interacting protein 2 isoform X11 gives MMADLSVDISKLPDEIRDKLAELDLELSEGDITQKGYEKKRARLLTPYIPQQQPQEVRQEAVQQALAEMQNRPKPSLPMPSKRTSMMAKSPDRERHDLSSSSDEDSCAGDTELPPPPELGSPPARRPAAPHPRAHPHPLPQPHHLREKRHTPRDRTEMRDRTELRDRTELRERTEIDLSELTHLPAYVQPDVTHASSGARRGGALVADRVQCYAQPEDTGTGTGRWKVSVSAKIQQLLNTLKRPKRRPLPEFYEDDDIELELAANPKDPNAPKPEGGTMTPAVGEQLVVPSGLPRNLEAALQRYGTASFKANVATVLDPNGKLSNSLNYGKLLSRSLKIAHALLNKTFTSKTSSGGPLTGDNSIKPGDRVALVYPNNDPINFMCAFYGCLQAGIVPVPIEVPLTRRDAGLQQVGFLLGSCGIQYALTSDNCLKGLPKTSSGDVVSFRGWPSLQWVSTEKLPRPPRDWIPPPRPAEDSPAHIEHTSAADGSAMGVIVTRASMLAHSRMLSVACNYTEGEHMVCVLDFKRETGLWHAVLASVLNGMHVIFIPYALMKVSPASWMHMITKYRASVAIVKSRDLHWGLLATRDHKEISLSSLRMLLVADGANPWSLSSCDQFLSVFQSKGVRGDAICPCACSSESLTVCVRRAGRGGASAGRGVLSMSGLSYGVVRVDAENSLTSLTLQDCGQVMPSCVIVVVKMEGPAYLCKTDEVGEICVLSGATGSGYWGLPGLTNTVFRVRPLDADGEPIGEEHYVRSGLLGFLGPGGLVFVCGSRDGLMTVTGRKHNMDDIIATVLAVEPMKFIYRGRIAVFSVRVLRDERICIVAEQRPDCGEEEVRSFQWMSRVLQAVDSIHQVGIYCLALVQPNYLPKTPLGGIHLSECKRRFLEGTLHPANVLMCPHTCVTNLPKPREIHSDVGPASVIVGNLVQGNRLASAQGRDMGYTDDSDAARKYQFISQILRWRALSTSDHVIFTLLNSKGTVSKVLTCAELHKKAERIGNLLLEKGRVNTGDHVALIFPPGLDLICAFYGCLYVGAVPVTIRPPHPQNLHTTLPTVRMIVDVSKATLVLSNQSVIKLLRSKEASNVLDSKAWPLTLDTDDMPKKKLPILYRAPTAEMLAYLDFSVSTTGMLAGIKMSHAAVTSLCRSMKIACELYPSRHIALCLDPYCGLGFALWCLSSIYSGHHSILIPPSEVEINPGLWLSAVSQYKVRDTFCSYGVMELCTKGLGSSVNQLKAKGISLACVRTCVVVAEERPRINLTNSFSKLFSALGLSPRAVSTSFGCRVNIAICLQGASSPEPSTVYVDLRALRNDRVSLVERGSPHSLCLMESGKLLPGVKVITANPETKGQCGDSHLGEIWVQSPHNASGYFTIYGDESDYADHFSAQLVTGNTGEVYARTGYLGFLRRTEVSSTSHVSDDTSMITRDSDTESLASACGSLNISAETHDTHDAVFVVGALDETIMLRGMRYHPIDIENSVMRCHKKIAECAVFTWTNLLVVVVELDGNDSEALNLVPLVTNTVLEEHHLIVGVVVVVDPGVVPINSRGEKQRMHLRDGFLSDQIDAIYIAYNM, from the exons AAGTGAGACAGGAGGCTGTCCAACAAGCGCTGGCTGAGATGCAGAACAGACCCAAGCCTTCACTGCCGATGCCCTCGAAGAGGACCTCCATGATGGCCAAGAGCCCTGACAGGGAGAGACATGACCTCT CCTCATCATCGGACGAAGATTCTTGTGCCGGCGACACGgagctgccgccgccgccggagCTGGGCTCGCCCCCGGCCCGCCGCCCCGCAGCTCCCCACCCTCGTGCACATCCTCATCCACTGCCACAACCCCATCATCTCCGGGAGAAGAGACATACTCCGAGGGATAGAACTGAGATGCGCGACCGAACGGAATTACGCGATCGCACAGAGTTACGTGAACGTACTGAGATTGATCTCTCCGAACTTACGCATTTGCCTGCTT ACGTCCAGCCTGATGTGACTCATGCTTCATCAGGCGCCCGTCGCGGTGGAGCCCTGGTAGCAGACCGAGTGCAGTGCTACGCTCAGCCCGAGGACACCGGCACCGGCACCGGCCGATGGAAGGTAAGC GTATCGGCTAAAATACAGCAACTGCTTAATACGCTGAAGCGCCCAAAGCGCCGCCCACTGCCAGAATTCTACGAGGACGACGACATTGAGCTCGAGCTGGCTGCCAACCCTAAGGATCCTAATGCTCCGAAGCCAGAAGGCGGCACCATGACCCCAGCTGTGGGCGAACAGCTCGTGGTCCCTTCAGGGCTGCCTCGCAACCTTGAAGCGGCACTGCAAAGATATGGAACAGCTTCTTTCAAAGCTAACGTTGCCACAGTCTTAGATCCAAATGGAAAACTCAGCAACTCGCTTAATTATG GAAAACTGCTAAGTCGATCACTGAAGATCGCCCATGCTTTGTTGAACAAAACGTTCACCTCGAAGACCAGCAGTGGTGGACCTTTGACAGGAGATAACTCCATCAAGCCGGGAGATCGCGTGGCACTAGTTTATCCGAACAATGATCCCATAAACTTCATGTGCGCATTCTATGGGTGTCTCCAAGCGGGCATAGTGCCGGTCCCAATAGAAGTTCCGCTGACTCGTCGTGACGCTGGCCTGCAGCAAGTTGGTTTCCTGCTTGGTTCCTGCGGAATTCAGTATGCGCTCACTTCTGATAACTGCCTCAAAG GTCTGCCAAAGACATCATCTGGCGATGTGGTATCATTCCGTGGCTGGCCGTCCCTGCAGTGGGTGTCGACTGAGAAGTTGCCGCGACCGCCACGCGATTGGATCCCTCCTCCAAGACCCGCAGAGGACAGCCCTGCTCATATCGAGCATACTTCAGCTGCTGACGGATCTGCTATGGGTGTAATAGTCACTAG GGCGTCTATGCTGGCCCACAGCCGCATGCTGTCGGTGGCGTGCAACTACACGGAGGGGGAGCACATGGTGTGCGTGCTGGACTTCAAGCGCGAGACCGGCCTGTGGCACGCCGTGCTCGCCAGCGTGCTCAACGGAATGCACGTCATCTTCATTCCGTACGCGCTTATGAAAGTCAGCCCCGCATCCTGGATGCATATGATCACTAAGTACAG GGCCTCGGTGGCTATAGTAAAATCCCGCGACTTGCACTGGGGTCTGTTAGCCACTCGTGATCACAAGGAGATCTCGCTGAGCTCCCTGCGTATGCTGCTCGTCGCCGATGGTGCCAACCCGTGGTCACTGTCATCTTGCGACCAGTTCCTGTCGGTGTTCCAGAGCAAAG GTGTGCGTGGCGATGCTATCTGCCCCTGTGCGTGCAGTAGCGAGTCTCTGACTGTATGCGTGCGTCGCGCGGGACGCGGCGGCGCCTCGGCCGGCCGCGGAGTTCTCTCCATGTCTGGTCTATCGTATGGAGTAGTTCGCGTCGACGCCGAGAACTCACTCACTTCACTCACTCTACAAGATTGCGGTCAAGTCATGCCGTcat GCGTGATTGTGGTAGTGAAGATGGAAGGTCCAGCGTACCTTTGCAAAACTGATGAAGTGGGAGAGATTTGTGTGTTGTCTGGTGCAACCGGGTCTGGATACTGGGGTTTGCCTGGTCTGACCAATACTGTATTCCGCGTGCGTCCTCTTGACGCTGACGGCGAGCCCATCGGAGAAGAACATTATGTACGAAGCGGCCTCCTCGGCTTTTTAGGACCTGGAG GTCTTGTATTTGTATGCGGTTCACGCGATGGTCTGATGACGGTCACCGGTCGCAAGCACAACATGGATGATATAATAGCCACAGTGCTGGCAGTGGAACCTATGAAGTTCATATACCGAGGACGTATCGCCGTCTTTTCCGTGCGAGTGCTACGTGATGAGAGGATCTGCATTGTCGCCGAGCAACGCCCGGACTGTGGCGAAGAGGAGGTACGC TCGTTCCAGTGGATGTCCCGCGTTCTTCAGGCGGTGGATTCTATTCACCAGGTGGGCATCTATTGCCTGGCCTTGGTCCAGCCTAACTACCTACCCAAAACTCCGCTGGGCGGGATACATCTTAGCGAATGCAAGCGTCGCTTCCTCGAAGGCACTCTGCACCCAGCCAACGTTCTGATGTGCCCTCACACTTGCGTCACCAACCTCCCCAAGCCGAGGGAGATCCATTCCG ATGTGGGACCCGCTTCTGTCATTGTGGGGAACTTAGTGCAGGGCAATCGTCTCGCCTCCGCTCAAGGACGCGACATGGGTTACACTGACGATTCCGATGCTGCTAGAAAA TATCAGTTCATATCTCAGATATTGCGTTGGCGCGCACTGAGCACCTCCGACCACGTGATTTTCACGTTGCTCAATTCGAAGGGCACTGTTTCCAAGGTCCTTACCTGTGCCGAATTGCACAAGAAGGCCGAGAGGATCGGCAACCTGCTACTGGAGAAAGGACGAGTAAACACAGGCGATCACGTCGCTCTTATCTTCCCACCGGGACTTGATCTCATTTGCGCCTTCTACGGCTGTCTGTACGTCGGCGCGGTCCCAGTCACTATTCGCCCGCCGCACCCGCAGAACCTGCACACCACACTCCCCACCGTGAGGATGATTGTTGACGTCAGCAAGGCTACGCTAGTACTCTCCAACCAATCTGTGATAAAACTACTGCGCTCCAAGGAAGCCAGTAATGTACTTGATAGCAAGGCTTGGCCTCTAACCCTCGATACTGACGATATGCCGAAGAAAAAGCTGCCCATACTCTACCGCGCACCAACCGCTGAAATGCTCGCCTACCTGGACTTTAGCGTATCAACCACAGGCATGCTGGCGGGCATCAAGATGTCGCACGCGGCCGTCACCTCGCTCTGCCGCTCGATGAAGATCGCTTGTGAGCTGTATCCATCGCGCCATATTGCTCTCTGTCTCGATCCGTACTGCGGTCTCGGTTTTGCCCTGTGGTGTCTCAGCAGCATCTACTCGGGCCATCACTCCATCCTCATCCCACCTTCTGAGGTCGAGATTAACCCCGGGCTTTGGCTGAGTGCCGTCTCTCAATACAAAGTGCGCGACACATTCTGCTCATACGGCGTCATGGAGCTGTGCACCAAAGGATTGGGTAGCTCTGTCAATCAACTCAAGGCAAAGGGCATCAGCCTGGCATGCGTGAGGACATGCGTAGTCGTGGCCGAAGAACGACCTCGTATCAACTTAACCAATTCATTCTCTAAACTATTCTCAGCACTCGGTCTGAGTCCCCGCGCTGTGTCCACATCGTTCGGTTGTCGTGTGAACATCGCTATCTGCCTCCAAGGCGCTTCTAGCCCAGAACCTTCTACTGTTTACGTAGACCTTCGTGCTCTAAGAAACGACCGCGTGTCGCTTGTAGAACGAGGCAGCCCACATTCGCTTTGCCTCATGGAATCCGGCAAACTGTTGCCTGGAGTAAAAGTGATTACTGCTAACCCCGAAACTAAGGGTCAATGTGGCGACTCCCATTTAGGCGAGATATGGGTACAGTCACCACACAACGCTAGCGGATATTTCACCATATACGGCGACGAAAGTGATTATGCTGATCATTTCAGCGCTCAGCTTGTGACTGGAAACACGGGCGAAGTGTACGCCCGCACTGGGTATTTGGGCTTTTTGCGAAGGACGGAGGTCAGCTCGACTAGCCACGTATCGGACGATACCTCGATGATAACCCGCGACAGCGACACCGAGTCGCTTGCATCGGCTTGCGGCAGCCTCAATATCAGCGCGGAGACACACGACACACACGATGCTGTGTTCGTAGTCGGTGCTCTCGACGAGACTATCATGCTGCGCGGTATGAGATACCATCCCATTGATATTGAAAACTCTGTGATGAGGTGCCACAAGAAGATTGCCGAATG CGCCGTTTTCACTTGGACCAACCTGCTGGTGGTAGTGGTTGAGCTGGACGGCAACGACAGCGAGGCTCTGAACCTGGTGCCGCTGGTGACCAACACAGTGCTGGAGGAGCACCATCTCATCGTGGGCGTGGTGGTAGTCGTCGACCCCGGCGTCGTGCCCATCAACTCGCGCGGAGAAAAGCAGCGCATGCACCTCCGTGACGGATTCCTGTCCGACCAGATCGATGCAATTTATATAGCTTACAATATGTAG
- the LOC118267499 gene encoding disco-interacting protein 2 isoform X20 has product MMADLSVDISKLPDEIRDKLAELDLELSEGDITQKGYEKKRARLLTPYIPQQQPQEVRQEAVQQALAEMQNRPKPSLPMPSKRTSMMAKSPDRERHDLYVQPDVTHASSGARRGGALVADRVQCYAQPEDTGTGTGRWKVSVSAKIQQLLNTLKRPKRRPLPEFYEDDDIELELAANPKDPNAPKPEGGTMTPAVGEQLVVPSGLPRNLEAALQRYGTASFKANVATVLDPNGKLSNSLNYGKLLSRSLKIAHALLNKTFTSKTSSGGPLTGDNSIKPGDRVALVYPNNDPINFMCAFYGCLQAGIVPVPIEVPLTRRDAGLQQVGFLLGSCGIQYALTSDNCLKGLPKTSSGDVVSFRGWPSLQWVSTEKLPRPPRDWIPPPRPAEDSPAHIEHTSAADGSAMGVIVTRASMLAHSRMLSVACNYTEGEHMVCVLDFKRETGLWHAVLASVLNGMHVIFIPYALMKVSPASWMHMITKYRASVAIVKSRDLHWGLLATRDHKEISLSSLRMLLVADGANPWSLSSCDQFLSVFQSKGVRGDAICPCACSSESLTVCVRRAGRGGASAGRGVLSMSGLSYGVVRVDAENSLTSLTLQDCGQVMPSCVIVVVKMEGPAYLCKTDEVGEICVLSGATGSGYWGLPGLTNTVFRVRPLDADGEPIGEEHYVRSGLLGFLGPGGLVFVCGSRDGLMTVTGRKHNMDDIIATVLAVEPMKFIYRGRIAVFSVRVLRDERICIVAEQRPDCGEEEVRSFQWMSRVLQAVDSIHQVGIYCLALVQPNYLPKTPLGGIHLSECKRRFLEGTLHPANVLMCPHTCVTNLPKPREIHSDVGPASVIVGNLVQGNRLASAQGRDMGYTDDSDAARKYQFISQILRWRALSTSDHVIFTLLNSKGTVSKVLTCAELHKKAERIGNLLLEKGRVNTGDHVALIFPPGLDLICAFYGCLYVGAVPVTIRPPHPQNLHTTLPTVRMIVDVSKATLVLSNQSVIKLLRSKEASNVLDSKAWPLTLDTDDMPKKKLPILYRAPTAEMLAYLDFSVSTTGMLAGIKMSHAAVTSLCRSMKIACELYPSRHIALCLDPYCGLGFALWCLSSIYSGHHSILIPPSEVEINPGLWLSAVSQYKVRDTFCSYGVMELCTKGLGSSVNQLKAKGISLACVRTCVVVAEERPRINLTNSFSKLFSALGLSPRAVSTSFGCRVNIAICLQGASSPEPSTVYVDLRALRNDRVSLVERGSPHSLCLMESGKLLPGVKVITANPETKGQCGDSHLGEIWVQSPHNASGYFTIYGDESDYADHFSAQLVTGNTGEVYARTGYLGFLRRTEVSSTSHVSDDTSMITRDSDTESLASACGSLNISAETHDTHDAVFVVGALDETIMLRGMRYHPIDIENSVMRCHKKIAECAVFTWTNLLVVVVELDGNDSEALNLVPLVTNTVLEEHHLIVGVVVVVDPGVVPINSRGEKQRMHLRDGFLSDQIDAIYIAYNM; this is encoded by the exons AAGTGAGACAGGAGGCTGTCCAACAAGCGCTGGCTGAGATGCAGAACAGACCCAAGCCTTCACTGCCGATGCCCTCGAAGAGGACCTCCATGATGGCCAAGAGCCCTGACAGGGAGAGACATGACCTCT ACGTCCAGCCTGATGTGACTCATGCTTCATCAGGCGCCCGTCGCGGTGGAGCCCTGGTAGCAGACCGAGTGCAGTGCTACGCTCAGCCCGAGGACACCGGCACCGGCACCGGCCGATGGAAGGTAAGC GTATCGGCTAAAATACAGCAACTGCTTAATACGCTGAAGCGCCCAAAGCGCCGCCCACTGCCAGAATTCTACGAGGACGACGACATTGAGCTCGAGCTGGCTGCCAACCCTAAGGATCCTAATGCTCCGAAGCCAGAAGGCGGCACCATGACCCCAGCTGTGGGCGAACAGCTCGTGGTCCCTTCAGGGCTGCCTCGCAACCTTGAAGCGGCACTGCAAAGATATGGAACAGCTTCTTTCAAAGCTAACGTTGCCACAGTCTTAGATCCAAATGGAAAACTCAGCAACTCGCTTAATTATG GAAAACTGCTAAGTCGATCACTGAAGATCGCCCATGCTTTGTTGAACAAAACGTTCACCTCGAAGACCAGCAGTGGTGGACCTTTGACAGGAGATAACTCCATCAAGCCGGGAGATCGCGTGGCACTAGTTTATCCGAACAATGATCCCATAAACTTCATGTGCGCATTCTATGGGTGTCTCCAAGCGGGCATAGTGCCGGTCCCAATAGAAGTTCCGCTGACTCGTCGTGACGCTGGCCTGCAGCAAGTTGGTTTCCTGCTTGGTTCCTGCGGAATTCAGTATGCGCTCACTTCTGATAACTGCCTCAAAG GTCTGCCAAAGACATCATCTGGCGATGTGGTATCATTCCGTGGCTGGCCGTCCCTGCAGTGGGTGTCGACTGAGAAGTTGCCGCGACCGCCACGCGATTGGATCCCTCCTCCAAGACCCGCAGAGGACAGCCCTGCTCATATCGAGCATACTTCAGCTGCTGACGGATCTGCTATGGGTGTAATAGTCACTAG GGCGTCTATGCTGGCCCACAGCCGCATGCTGTCGGTGGCGTGCAACTACACGGAGGGGGAGCACATGGTGTGCGTGCTGGACTTCAAGCGCGAGACCGGCCTGTGGCACGCCGTGCTCGCCAGCGTGCTCAACGGAATGCACGTCATCTTCATTCCGTACGCGCTTATGAAAGTCAGCCCCGCATCCTGGATGCATATGATCACTAAGTACAG GGCCTCGGTGGCTATAGTAAAATCCCGCGACTTGCACTGGGGTCTGTTAGCCACTCGTGATCACAAGGAGATCTCGCTGAGCTCCCTGCGTATGCTGCTCGTCGCCGATGGTGCCAACCCGTGGTCACTGTCATCTTGCGACCAGTTCCTGTCGGTGTTCCAGAGCAAAG GTGTGCGTGGCGATGCTATCTGCCCCTGTGCGTGCAGTAGCGAGTCTCTGACTGTATGCGTGCGTCGCGCGGGACGCGGCGGCGCCTCGGCCGGCCGCGGAGTTCTCTCCATGTCTGGTCTATCGTATGGAGTAGTTCGCGTCGACGCCGAGAACTCACTCACTTCACTCACTCTACAAGATTGCGGTCAAGTCATGCCGTcat GCGTGATTGTGGTAGTGAAGATGGAAGGTCCAGCGTACCTTTGCAAAACTGATGAAGTGGGAGAGATTTGTGTGTTGTCTGGTGCAACCGGGTCTGGATACTGGGGTTTGCCTGGTCTGACCAATACTGTATTCCGCGTGCGTCCTCTTGACGCTGACGGCGAGCCCATCGGAGAAGAACATTATGTACGAAGCGGCCTCCTCGGCTTTTTAGGACCTGGAG GTCTTGTATTTGTATGCGGTTCACGCGATGGTCTGATGACGGTCACCGGTCGCAAGCACAACATGGATGATATAATAGCCACAGTGCTGGCAGTGGAACCTATGAAGTTCATATACCGAGGACGTATCGCCGTCTTTTCCGTGCGAGTGCTACGTGATGAGAGGATCTGCATTGTCGCCGAGCAACGCCCGGACTGTGGCGAAGAGGAGGTACGC TCGTTCCAGTGGATGTCCCGCGTTCTTCAGGCGGTGGATTCTATTCACCAGGTGGGCATCTATTGCCTGGCCTTGGTCCAGCCTAACTACCTACCCAAAACTCCGCTGGGCGGGATACATCTTAGCGAATGCAAGCGTCGCTTCCTCGAAGGCACTCTGCACCCAGCCAACGTTCTGATGTGCCCTCACACTTGCGTCACCAACCTCCCCAAGCCGAGGGAGATCCATTCCG ATGTGGGACCCGCTTCTGTCATTGTGGGGAACTTAGTGCAGGGCAATCGTCTCGCCTCCGCTCAAGGACGCGACATGGGTTACACTGACGATTCCGATGCTGCTAGAAAA TATCAGTTCATATCTCAGATATTGCGTTGGCGCGCACTGAGCACCTCCGACCACGTGATTTTCACGTTGCTCAATTCGAAGGGCACTGTTTCCAAGGTCCTTACCTGTGCCGAATTGCACAAGAAGGCCGAGAGGATCGGCAACCTGCTACTGGAGAAAGGACGAGTAAACACAGGCGATCACGTCGCTCTTATCTTCCCACCGGGACTTGATCTCATTTGCGCCTTCTACGGCTGTCTGTACGTCGGCGCGGTCCCAGTCACTATTCGCCCGCCGCACCCGCAGAACCTGCACACCACACTCCCCACCGTGAGGATGATTGTTGACGTCAGCAAGGCTACGCTAGTACTCTCCAACCAATCTGTGATAAAACTACTGCGCTCCAAGGAAGCCAGTAATGTACTTGATAGCAAGGCTTGGCCTCTAACCCTCGATACTGACGATATGCCGAAGAAAAAGCTGCCCATACTCTACCGCGCACCAACCGCTGAAATGCTCGCCTACCTGGACTTTAGCGTATCAACCACAGGCATGCTGGCGGGCATCAAGATGTCGCACGCGGCCGTCACCTCGCTCTGCCGCTCGATGAAGATCGCTTGTGAGCTGTATCCATCGCGCCATATTGCTCTCTGTCTCGATCCGTACTGCGGTCTCGGTTTTGCCCTGTGGTGTCTCAGCAGCATCTACTCGGGCCATCACTCCATCCTCATCCCACCTTCTGAGGTCGAGATTAACCCCGGGCTTTGGCTGAGTGCCGTCTCTCAATACAAAGTGCGCGACACATTCTGCTCATACGGCGTCATGGAGCTGTGCACCAAAGGATTGGGTAGCTCTGTCAATCAACTCAAGGCAAAGGGCATCAGCCTGGCATGCGTGAGGACATGCGTAGTCGTGGCCGAAGAACGACCTCGTATCAACTTAACCAATTCATTCTCTAAACTATTCTCAGCACTCGGTCTGAGTCCCCGCGCTGTGTCCACATCGTTCGGTTGTCGTGTGAACATCGCTATCTGCCTCCAAGGCGCTTCTAGCCCAGAACCTTCTACTGTTTACGTAGACCTTCGTGCTCTAAGAAACGACCGCGTGTCGCTTGTAGAACGAGGCAGCCCACATTCGCTTTGCCTCATGGAATCCGGCAAACTGTTGCCTGGAGTAAAAGTGATTACTGCTAACCCCGAAACTAAGGGTCAATGTGGCGACTCCCATTTAGGCGAGATATGGGTACAGTCACCACACAACGCTAGCGGATATTTCACCATATACGGCGACGAAAGTGATTATGCTGATCATTTCAGCGCTCAGCTTGTGACTGGAAACACGGGCGAAGTGTACGCCCGCACTGGGTATTTGGGCTTTTTGCGAAGGACGGAGGTCAGCTCGACTAGCCACGTATCGGACGATACCTCGATGATAACCCGCGACAGCGACACCGAGTCGCTTGCATCGGCTTGCGGCAGCCTCAATATCAGCGCGGAGACACACGACACACACGATGCTGTGTTCGTAGTCGGTGCTCTCGACGAGACTATCATGCTGCGCGGTATGAGATACCATCCCATTGATATTGAAAACTCTGTGATGAGGTGCCACAAGAAGATTGCCGAATG CGCCGTTTTCACTTGGACCAACCTGCTGGTGGTAGTGGTTGAGCTGGACGGCAACGACAGCGAGGCTCTGAACCTGGTGCCGCTGGTGACCAACACAGTGCTGGAGGAGCACCATCTCATCGTGGGCGTGGTGGTAGTCGTCGACCCCGGCGTCGTGCCCATCAACTCGCGCGGAGAAAAGCAGCGCATGCACCTCCGTGACGGATTCCTGTCCGACCAGATCGATGCAATTTATATAGCTTACAATATGTAG